From a single Saimiri boliviensis isolate mSaiBol1 chromosome 7, mSaiBol1.pri, whole genome shotgun sequence genomic region:
- the GPRC5D gene encoding G-protein coupled receptor family C group 5 member D isoform X1, with protein sequence MYKDCIESTGDYFLPCEVEGPWGIILESLAILGIVVTILLLLAFLFLMRKIQDCSQWNVLPTQLLFLLSVLGLFGLAFAFITQFNQQTAPVRYFLFGVLFALCFSCLLAHASNLVKLVRGRVSFSWTTILCIAIGCSLLQIIIAIEYVTLMMTRGMMFVHMTPCQLNVDFVVLLVYVLFLMALTFFVSKATFCGPCENWKQHGRLIFVTVLFSIIIWVVWISMLLRGNPQFQRQPQWDDPVICIGLVTNAWVFLLLYIVPELCILYRSCRQEGPLQGNACPVAAYQQSFRVENQELSRARDSDGAEEDVALTSYGTPIQPQTVDPTQECFIPRAKLSPQQDAGV encoded by the exons ATGTACAAGGACTGCATCGAGTCCACTGGAGACTATTTTCTTCCCTGTGAAGTGGAGGGACCATGGGGCATCATCCTGGAGTCCCTGGCAATACTTGGCATCGTGGTCACAATTCTGCTACTCTTGGCATTTCTCTTCCTCATGCGAAAGATCCAAGACTGCAGCCAGTGGAATGTGCTCCCCACccagctcctcttcctcctgagtgTGCTGGGGCTCTTTGGACTTGCTTTTGCCTTTATCACCCAGTTCAATCAACAGACTGCCCCTGTACGCTACTTTCTCTTTGGAGTTCTCTTTGCTCTCTGTTTCTCGTGTCTCTTAGCCCATGCCTCCAACCTGGTGAAGCTGGTTCGGGGTCGTGTCTCCTTCTCCTGGACGACAATTCTGTGCATTGCCATTGGTTGCAGTCTGCTGCAGATCATTATTGCCATTGAGTATGTGACTCTCATGATGACCAGAGGTATGATGTTTGTGCATATGACACCCTGCCAGCTCAATGTGGACTTTGTTGTACTCCTGGTCTATGTCCTCTTCCTGATGGCCCTCACATTCTTCGTCTCCAAAGCCACCTTCTGTGGCCCGTGTGAGAACTGGAAGCAGCATGGAAGGCTCATCTTTGTCACTGTGCTCTTCTCCATCATCATCTGGGTGGTGTGGATCTCCATGCTCCTGAGAGGCAACCCACAGTTCCAGCGACAGCCCCAGTGGGATGACCCGGTCATCTGCATTGGCCTGGTCACCAACGCATGGGTTTTCCTGCTGCTGTACATTGTCCCTGAGCTCTGCATTCTCTACAGATCGTGCAGGCAGGAGGGCCCTTTACAAGGCAATGCCTGTCCCGTCGCAGCCTACCAGCAGAGCTTCCGAGTGGAGAACCAGGAGCTCTCCAGAG CCCGAGACAGTGATGGAGCTGAGGAGGATGTAGCATTAACTTCATATGGTACTCCCATTCAGCCGCAG acTGTTGATCCCACACAAGAGTGTTTCATCCCACGGGCTAAACTGAGCCCCCAGCAAGATGCAGGAGTATAA
- the GPRC5D gene encoding G-protein coupled receptor family C group 5 member D isoform X2 — translation MYKDCIESTGDYFLPCEVEGPWGIILESLAILGIVVTILLLLAFLFLMRKIQDCSQWNVLPTQLLFLLSVLGLFGLAFAFITQFNQQTAPVRYFLFGVLFALCFSCLLAHASNLVKLVRGRVSFSWTTILCIAIGCSLLQIIIAIEYVTLMMTRGMMFVHMTPCQLNVDFVVLLVYVLFLMALTFFVSKATFCGPCENWKQHGRLIFVTVLFSIIIWVVWISMLLRGNPQFQRQPQWDDPVICIGLVTNAWVFLLLYIVPELCILYRSCRQEGPLQGNACPVAAYQQSFRVENQELSRDC, via the exons ATGTACAAGGACTGCATCGAGTCCACTGGAGACTATTTTCTTCCCTGTGAAGTGGAGGGACCATGGGGCATCATCCTGGAGTCCCTGGCAATACTTGGCATCGTGGTCACAATTCTGCTACTCTTGGCATTTCTCTTCCTCATGCGAAAGATCCAAGACTGCAGCCAGTGGAATGTGCTCCCCACccagctcctcttcctcctgagtgTGCTGGGGCTCTTTGGACTTGCTTTTGCCTTTATCACCCAGTTCAATCAACAGACTGCCCCTGTACGCTACTTTCTCTTTGGAGTTCTCTTTGCTCTCTGTTTCTCGTGTCTCTTAGCCCATGCCTCCAACCTGGTGAAGCTGGTTCGGGGTCGTGTCTCCTTCTCCTGGACGACAATTCTGTGCATTGCCATTGGTTGCAGTCTGCTGCAGATCATTATTGCCATTGAGTATGTGACTCTCATGATGACCAGAGGTATGATGTTTGTGCATATGACACCCTGCCAGCTCAATGTGGACTTTGTTGTACTCCTGGTCTATGTCCTCTTCCTGATGGCCCTCACATTCTTCGTCTCCAAAGCCACCTTCTGTGGCCCGTGTGAGAACTGGAAGCAGCATGGAAGGCTCATCTTTGTCACTGTGCTCTTCTCCATCATCATCTGGGTGGTGTGGATCTCCATGCTCCTGAGAGGCAACCCACAGTTCCAGCGACAGCCCCAGTGGGATGACCCGGTCATCTGCATTGGCCTGGTCACCAACGCATGGGTTTTCCTGCTGCTGTACATTGTCCCTGAGCTCTGCATTCTCTACAGATCGTGCAGGCAGGAGGGCCCTTTACAAGGCAATGCCTGTCCCGTCGCAGCCTACCAGCAGAGCTTCCGAGTGGAGAACCAGGAGCTCTCCAGAG acTGTTGA